CAGCGCCGCGGCGGTGGCGGGCGACTGACTGCAGGGCGATCCGTCGCTCAGCTGGCGGCGCTGAGCCTGGCGCAGCACAGGTCCGGACGCACGAACGGATCGAGCCGCTCGACCCGCACGTCGCTGCCGGCTCCGTCGAGGACACCCTGCATCAGGCCGAGATGGATGGCGCACACGAGGCCGCCGGTCGGCGTCGTGAGCTCGAGGAACGGGCAGTGGTGCAGCTCGAGCTCGGTGGAACTCGTTCTCTCCGGGGCGAACTCGAGCTCGCCGAGCGCATCGATCAGGCCGTCGACCGGCTCCGGGTGGTCGGCATACACCTCCTCGGCGACGCGTCGTCCCCAGCGCCGCCCGGCCCGCCGCGCGTGCTCCTTGGGCCGCGGCCCGGCGGCGACATCGTCGAGCAACAACTGGGCCAGCGGGAGGTAGGTGCGCGGACCGGTGCGGTCCATCGCGGCGACGGCGCGGACGAGCGTCGCCGGCCGCCCCGGGCCCGTCGGCTCGGCACGTAGCTGCTCGACAAGCCCGCTGTCGGTCAGCGCCTCCAGGTGGAAGCGCACCGTGTTGACGTGCACCCCGGCCCGCGCGGCAACCTCGGCGATCGGCAGGGGCTCGGGGGCGTCGCGCAGGATCTGCAGGACCGTCGCCCGCGTGGTCACAACGAGGTCACCCGGGCCATCGTGAGCAC
This genomic window from Flexivirga oryzae contains:
- a CDS encoding helix-turn-helix domain-containing protein, encoding MTTRATVLQILRDAPEPLPIAEVAARAGVHVNTVRFHLEALTDSGLVEQLRAEPTGPGRPATLVRAVAAMDRTGPRTYLPLAQLLLDDVAAGPRPKEHARRAGRRWGRRVAEEVYADHPEPVDGLIDALGELEFAPERTSSTELELHHCPFLELTTPTGGLVCAIHLGLMQGVLDGAGSDVRVERLDPFVRPDLCCARLSAAS